A region from the Benincasa hispida cultivar B227 chromosome 12, ASM972705v1, whole genome shotgun sequence genome encodes:
- the LOC120067203 gene encoding probable splicing factor 3A subunit 1, with the protein MFGSFEPILTLPAPSEDSNPNVQDEQDEIINHNEVDKDKTNAPASVATHTKTIGIIHPPPDIRSIVDKTAPFVAKNGPEFEKRIIANNAGNVKFNFLNPSDPYHAYYQHRLSEFRAQNQSSAQQSSQAADSAAPAFPAADNNETMAAKPDVSALFKPVRKILEPPEAEQYTVRLPEGITGEELDIIKLTAQFVARNGKSFLTGLTSREINNPQFHFLKPTHSMFMFFTSLADAHSKVLMPPKGLTEKLKKSVTDMTTVLERCVHRLEWERSQEQARQKVEDEIEQERIQMAMIDWHDFVVVEAIDFADDEDEDLPPPMTLEEVIRRSKISVAEEELVEPGKEMEMDMDEEEMQLVEEGMRAARLGENDNDNDKNDMKVDEEPEPPLRIIKNWKRPEERVPAERDHTKFVVSPITGELIPINEMSEHMRISLIDPKYKEQKERMFAKIRETTLAQDDEISRNIVGLARTRPDIFGTTEEEVSNAVKAEIEKKEDQPKQVIWDGHTGSIGRTANQAMSQNLVGEDLDDASNNDARNLPGPAALPPKPGVPSVRPLPPPPGLALNLPSLPMNAHYSTPISGGLPVPPLQPPIISMIPSVQPPPPTMPGQQSFFMNRPPSMPPPMSMNAPNMSVPPPPGSQFTHMPVPRPFIPIPTPPPMNTMLPPPPMPQGVPPPLMTQGSMPPLPPEEAPPPLPDEPEPKRQKLDDSLLMPEDQFLAQHPGPVHITVSFPNLDDGNLRGQVLEITVQSLTETVGSLKEKIAGEIQLPANKQKLSGRPGFLKDNMSLAYYNVGAGESLSLSLRERGGRKR; encoded by the exons ATGTTTGGCTCATTTGAACCAATCTTGACTCTTCCAGCTCCTTCAGAGGATTCAAACCCTAATGTTCAGGATGAGCAGGATGAAATTATTAATCACAATGAAGTGGATAAAGACAAAACCAATGCACCTGCATCAGTTGCAACTCATACTAAAACTATTGGTATCATACATCCTCCTCCAGATATCAGAAGCATTGTTGATAAAACTGCACCATTTGTTGCAAAAAATGGACCAGAATTTGAGAAGAGAATCATTGCAAATAATGCCGGTAATGTCAAGTTTAATTTCTTGAACCCTTCAGATCCCTACCATGCTTACTATCAGCATAGGTTATCTGAGTTTCGTGCCCAGAATCAATCATCTGCACAGCAGTCTTCGCAGGCGGCAGATTCTGCTGCACCTGCATTTCCAGCTGCTGACAACAATGAAACAATGGCAGCAAAGCCTGATGTTTCTGCTTTGTTCAAACCTGTACGCAAAATTCTTGAGCCTCCAGAGGCTGAGCAGTATACCGTTCGTCTTCCTGAAGGGATTACAGGGGAAGAATTGGATATTATCAAGCTCACAGCCCAATTTGTTGCCCGAAATGGGAAATCATTCTTGACAGGATTGACAAGTAGAGAGATTAACAATCCTCAGTTTCATTTTCTGAAACCTACTCATAGTATGTTCATGTTTTTTACCTCCCTTGCGGATGCACATTCCAAAGTGTTGATGCCTCCCAAGGGGTTGACTGAGAAACTGAAGAAGAGTGTCACTGACATGACAACAGTGCTCGAGAGATGTGTGCATAGACTTGAGTGGGAACGTTCACAAGAGCAGGCAAGGCAAAAAGTTGAAGATGAGATTGAGCAGGAAAGGATACAAATGGCTATGATTGATTGGCATGATTTTGTTGTGGTTGAGGCAATAGACTTTGCAGATGACGAGGATGAAGATTTGCCCCCACCAATGACCCTTGAGGAGGTAATTAGAAGAAGCAAGATTTCTGTTGCTGAGGAAGAGCTTGTTGAGCCCGGGAAGGAAATGGAAATGGATATGGATGAAGAAGAGATGCAACTTGTTGAAGAGGGTATGCGGGCTGCTAGGTTAGGAGAAAATGACAATGACAATGACAAGAATGATATGAAGGTAGATGAGGAGCCAGAGCCACCACTGAGAATCATTAAGAACTGGAAGAGACCTGAAGAGAGAGTCCCTGCAGAAAGAGATCATACAAAATTTGTTGTCTCTCCGATCACAGGTGAACTAATTCCAATCAATGAGATGTCTGAACATATGAGGATATCACTTATTGATCCAAAGTACAAAGAGCAAAAGGAAAGAATGTTTGCCAAGATTCGGGAGACTACACTTGCTCAGGATGATGAGATCTCAAGAAATATAGTTGGACTGGCGCGAACTCGTCCTGATATATTTGGTACCACTGAGGAGGAAGTATCAAATGCAGTCAAGGCagaaattgaaaagaaagaagatcaACCAAAGCAGGTCATATGGGATGGCCATACTGGAAGCATCGGGCGTACAGCAAATCAAGCTATGTCACAAAATCTTGTTGGAGAGGATCTGGATGATGCTAGTAACAATGATGCAAGGAACCTTCCTGGTCCTGCAGCCCTGCCACCGAAACCCGGAGTGCCATCAGTTCGTCCTCTCCCGCCTCCACCTGGACTAGCCTTGAATCTTCCTTCCCTACCTATGAATGCACACTATTCTACCCCAATTAGCGGTGGGCTTCCTGTACCCCCACTGCAGCCGCCCATTATCTCAATGATTCCATCTGTTCAGCCACCACCTCCCACAATGCCTGGACAACAATCATTTTTCATGAATCGACCCCCTTCTATGCCTCCACCAATGTCTATGAATGCACCAAATATGAGCGTCCCACCACCACCAGGATCTCAGTTTACTCACATGCCAGTTCCACGGCCTTTCATTCCTATCCCTACCCCTCCACCTATGAATACTATGCTACCGCCTCCACCTATGCCACAAGGGGTTCCTCCACCACTTATGACCCAAGGATCGATGCCTCCCTTACCACCTGAAGAAGCTCCTCCACCACTTCCAGATGAACCAGAGCCGAAGAGACAGAAACTTGATGATTCTTTGCTTATGCCAGAAGACCAGTTTTTGGCACAACATCCT GGACCTGTCCATATCACTGTATCTTTTCCTAATCTTGATGATGGAAATCTCAGAGGCCAAGTTCTTGAGATTACTGTCCAGTCCCTCACTGAAACGGTTGGAAGTTTAAAAGAGAAGATTGCCGGTGAGATCCAGCTTCCAGCAAACAAACAAAAGTTAAGCGGGAGACCTGGCTTTCTCAAGGACAATATGTCGCTTGCTTATTACAATGTTGGAGCAGGGGAATCACTGTCCCTTTCTTTAAGGGAACGTGGTGGTAGAAAGAGATGA
- the LOC120067887 gene encoding clathrin interactor 1-like, which translates to MSILSKSNSMPTPSFHELKKQASFFFREKIKTARLALTDVTSAELLTEEAISGNPDARSLSSISKAAFEVDDYWRIVAILHRRLLKFEKKNWRLSYNSLIILEHLLTHGPESVAEEFQTDKDLITQIGTLQYVDERGFNWGISVRKRSERILNLLDKGSVLKEEREKARKLTRDILGFGSFSLRSKCQEIVEDSSSSSPIGRYGKCNSNFNRLENLEQEEHLVLLEQKDGIISANDYHPFINDESKLNASLLLG; encoded by the exons ATGTCCATCTTGAGCAAATCCAACAGTATGCCCACTCCCTCTTTCCATGAGTTGAAGAAGCaagcttctttctttttcagggAGAAAATCAAGACTGCCAGATTAGCCCTCACAGATGTCACCTCTGCTGAACT aTTGACTGAAGAAGCTATCAGTGGGAACCCTGATGCAAGATCTTTGAGTTCAATATCAAAGGCAGCATTTGAGGTTGATGACTATTGGAGAATTGTAGCAATTCTCCATAGAAG ATTGctgaaatttgaaaagaagaacTGGAGACTTTCCTACAATTCTCTCATCATTCTTGAACATCTCTTGACTCATGGACCAGAGAGTGTAGCAGAGGAGTTTCAAACTGACAAAGATCTTATTACCCAAATAGGAACCTTGCAATATGTTGATGAAAGGGG GTTCAATTGGGGGATTTCAGTGAGAAAGAGATCAGAGAGGATTTTGAACTTACTTGACAAAGGGTCTGTCCTCAAAGAAGAGAGGGAGAAGGCTAGAAAGTTGACAAGAGATATTCTAGGATTTGGAAGCTTCTCTTTGAGatcaaaatgtcaagaaattgtggaagattcttcttcttcttcacccaTTGGAAGATATGGAAAGTGCAATTCCAACTTCAACAGACTTGAGAATCTTGAACAAGAAGAACATTTGGTTTTGTTAGAACAAAAGGATGGAATTATTTCAGCTAATGATTATCATCCTTTCATCAACGACGAATCGAAATTGAATGCTTCATTGCTTTTGGGATAA
- the LOC120067819 gene encoding protein TIC 20-I, chloroplastic yields MILNGCTTPTGCFFSNSKLSIPGRSAISRSPHCSMQTASIRSSWEPRLEHQTCYYRGLLPLKLRAASSPLLSGDLGGLLHMIPRLPRQKKIGMTTPQAAKDVPTSFRFPPMTTKPKWWWRTLACLPYLMPLHETWMYAETAYHLHPFLEEFELFTYPFLGAIGRLPSWFLMAYFFVAYLGVVRRKEWPHFFRFHVVMGMLLEIALQVIGTVSRWMPLAVYWGKLGMHFWTAVAFAYLFTVLESIRCALAGMYADVPFVCDAAYIQIPYD; encoded by the exons ATGATTCTCAATGGATGCACCACACCCACTGGGTGCTTCTTCTCAAATTCCAAGTTATCTATTCCTGGCCGTTCTGCCATCTCACGTAGTCCTCATTGCAGTATGCAAACTGCTAGCATTAGGAGTTCATGGGAACCTCGTTTAGAGCATCAGACATGTTACTATAGAG GTCTCTTACCCTTAAAACTACGTGCTGCATCTTCCCCTCTCTTAAGCGGGGATCTAGGTGGCTTGCTACATATGATCCCAAGGTTACCAAGGCAAAAAAAGATTGGCATGACAACACCACAGGCAGCCAAAGATGTCCCTACGAGTTTTCGTTTCCCTCCAATGACCACAAAACCAAAATGGTGGTGGAGGACATTAGCATGCCTACCCTATCTAATGCCCCTTCACGAAACTTGGATGTATGCCGAAACAGCATACCACCTCCACCCGTTCCTGGAGGAATTTGAACTCTTCACATACCCCTTTCTCGGAGCCATTGGGAGACTACCAAGTTGGTTCTTGATGGCATATTTTTTCGTTGCCTATCTAGGAGTTGTAAGACGGAAGGAATGGCCTCATTTCTTTAGATTTCACGTTGTTATGGGCATGTTGTTGGAGATTGCCCTGCAAGTGATTGGTACAGTGAGTCGTTGGATGCCCCTTGCAGTCTATTGGGGTAAATTAGGGATGCACTTTTGGACAGCCGTAGCATTTGCTTACCTGTTCACGGTCTTGGAATCCATACGCTGTGCTCTTGCAGGCATGTATGCCGATGTCCCCTTTGTCTGCGATGCAGCCTACATCCAAATACCATATGATTAA